A stretch of DNA from Candidatus Eisenbacteria bacterium:
ACGCGGAAACACATCCTCACCATCGAGGACCCGATCGAATACATCCACGTCAATAAAAATTCACTCATCAACCAGCGCGAGATCGGCCGGAACGCGGCGAGCTTTCCGCGCGCTCTCCGCGCCGCCCTCCGCGAGGATCCCAACATCATCCTCGTCGGCGAGATGCGCGACCTGGAGACGATCCGCCTCGCCCTGACCGCCGCCGAGACGGGGCAGCTCGTCTTCGGAACGCTCCACACCACCAGCGCCCACCAGACCGTGGACCGGATCATCGACGCCTTCCCGGCGGATCAGCAGGAACAGGTCCGTGTGATGGTGGCCGACGGGCTCCGGGGCGTGATCGCCCAGAAGCTCCTCCCCCGAGCGGACGGAAAGGGGCGGGTGCCGGCGGTGGAAGTCCTCGCCACCAACAAGGCGATCTCCACGCTGATCCGGGAGAAGAAAACCTTTCAGATCCCCTCGCTCATGCAGATCGGCAAAAAGGGGGGGATGCAGATCATGGACGAGGAGATCGTCCGTCTGATCCGGGAGGGGACGGTCACCGAAGAAACGGGCCTCCTCTTCGCCAACGAGAAAGAGATCGTCCGTTCGAGCCTTCGCGTGGGGGGCGGCGGCGCGGCGGCGCGCCCCGTCACGGCCGGCCGGACCGCGGGGAAACGATGAGCGGAAGCGACGAAACGCGCGCGGGCGACGCGCCGGAGATCCGGGGATCTCTCCGGGCGGTGAACCTCCTCGATATCTGCCAGTTCTTTCTCCTGAACGGCAAAAGCGGCACCCTCCGCGTGAGCCACCGTGGGGGCGAGGGACGGCTCTTCTTCGACGGCGGGAGGATCATCAACGCCCTGGACGACCGGCAGGGACGGGAGGGGCGCGAGGCGGCTCTGGGGCTCTTCCGCGTCGCCGACGGCGAGTTCCTCTTCCGCGTGGAATCGGTGCACGAGCGGCGGCGCATCGAGGAGGACACGGAGAATCTCCTCCTGGAAGCGGCGCGCCAGCTCGACGAGATCCGCGACGCCCTCGGCCCCCAGGGAACCGAGGGGGACGGTCCCTCGGCGGAGGAGGGGCTCCTGGAAAAGCGCCGGAAGGCGGAAGACCTGCAC
This window harbors:
- a CDS encoding type IV pilus twitching motility protein PilT; this encodes MARIDAIFRTVKANDASDLHMVTGARPMLRIQGEIRPIEYAELTPEMANALLGEILSADHKRELEEQGDVDFAYEVPGEVRLRCNVYRQHRGLAGAFRLLPSRIMKVSELDIPGHILRFTEAPKGLVVVTGPPGSGKSTTLAALIDHINETTRKHILTIEDPIEYIHVNKNSLINQREIGRNAASFPRALRAALREDPNIILVGEMRDLETIRLALTAAETGQLVFGTLHTTSAHQTVDRIIDAFPADQQEQVRVMVADGLRGVIAQKLLPRADGKGRVPAVEVLATNKAISTLIREKKTFQIPSLMQIGKKGGMQIMDEEIVRLIREGTVTEETGLLFANEKEIVRSSLRVGGGGAAARPVTAGRTAGKR